From Vagococcus jeotgali, one genomic window encodes:
- a CDS encoding response regulator transcription factor, giving the protein MSNNILIIEDEKNLARFVELELKHEGYETEVHYNGRTGLEAAVNGNWDAILLDLMLPELNGLEVCRRIRQVKNTPIIMMTARDSVIDRVSGLDHGADDYIVKPFAIEELLARLRALLRRIDIEGDKNVTKQTTITYRDLTIEKENRVVRRDDDIIELTKREYELLLILMENVNVVLSRDVLLNKVWGYEIEVETNVVDVYIRYLRNKIDKPGEDSYIQTVRGTGYVMRS; this is encoded by the coding sequence ATGTCAAATAACATTTTAATTATAGAAGATGAAAAAAATCTAGCTCGTTTTGTGGAGTTAGAATTAAAACATGAGGGGTATGAAACAGAGGTACATTACAATGGTCGAACAGGATTAGAAGCAGCTGTTAACGGAAATTGGGATGCGATTTTGTTAGATTTAATGTTACCAGAGTTAAATGGTTTAGAGGTTTGTCGTCGTATAAGACAAGTTAAAAACACACCCATTATTATGATGACAGCTAGAGACTCAGTAATTGACCGTGTATCAGGGCTAGATCATGGGGCAGATGATTACATTGTTAAGCCGTTTGCAATTGAAGAATTATTAGCTAGATTACGTGCGCTACTTCGCCGAATTGATATTGAAGGAGACAAAAATGTTACGAAACAAACAACGATTACTTATCGTGATTTAACGATTGAAAAAGAAAATCGTGTTGTTAGACGTGATGATGATATCATCGAATTAACAAAGCGTGAATACGAATTACTACTTATTTTAATGGAAAATGTCAATGTCGTTTTATCACGTGATGTGTTATTAAATAAAGTATGGGGTTATGAAATCGAAGTGGAGACGAATGTGGTTGATGTCTATATTCGTTATCTGAGAAATAAAATTGATAAACCAGGTGAGGATAGCTATATTCAAACTGTTCGTGGAACTGGTTATGTGATGCGTTCATAA
- a CDS encoding ABC transporter ATP-binding protein: MNKKKPSVLSFFWEYLSVYKFKLIIIVVAIICSTYLQVKAPQFTGKAIEELANYAGQYMAVGSADKSPFTSVIKLLVGLYALNWIAMFVQNILMSRLTGQSTNNMRINLFSKLQRMKVSYFDTHQDGETLSRFTSDLDNISNTMNQALIQVLTNISMLVGVVIMMFREDAKMTWITLGMSPIAIVIAIVIIKKAETHMATQQKNVGRLNGYIDEKISGQKVIITNGLEDETMAGFDTLNQEVKQATFKGQVYSGLLFPTMQGISLLNTAIVIFAGGWLVSSGSIEKAAGLGLIVMFIQYSQQFYMPLTQISSQFSMLQLAFTGAGRLNEVFVQPDEPKGNTDVALTGLNKNVTLSHVDFSYIPDKPILKDISMEAKKGQMVALVGPTGSGKTTVMNLLNRFYDVNSGDITIDNRDIRDVSLDSLREHIGIVLQDSILFSGTIRDNITFGKPDATSEEVIHAAKQANIHDFIMSLDEGYDTFVSDENSVFSVGQKQLISIARTIITDPSLLILDEATSNVDTVTESRIQKAMETIIDGRTSFVIAHRLKTILNADYIIVLNQGEIIEKGTHDDLIKQKGFYAELYQNQFVFE, translated from the coding sequence TTGAATAAGAAAAAACCAAGTGTATTATCCTTCTTTTGGGAATATTTAAGTGTTTATAAATTTAAATTGATTATTATTGTTGTGGCTATTATCTGCTCTACTTATCTTCAAGTAAAGGCTCCTCAGTTTACTGGTAAAGCAATTGAGGAATTAGCTAATTATGCCGGACAATACATGGCAGTAGGAAGTGCTGATAAATCACCTTTTACAAGTGTTATTAAGCTCTTAGTAGGTCTTTATGCTCTAAACTGGATTGCGATGTTTGTTCAAAATATTTTAATGTCGCGCTTAACCGGTCAATCAACTAATAACATGCGAATTAATTTATTTTCTAAATTACAACGTATGAAAGTTAGTTATTTTGATACTCATCAAGACGGAGAGACATTAAGTCGTTTTACAAGTGATTTGGATAACATATCAAACACAATGAACCAAGCATTGATTCAAGTCCTAACTAATATTTCAATGTTAGTAGGAGTCGTTATTATGATGTTTAGAGAAGATGCTAAAATGACTTGGATTACATTAGGTATGTCACCAATTGCTATTGTGATTGCCATTGTGATTATTAAAAAAGCTGAAACACACATGGCTACGCAACAAAAAAATGTTGGACGTTTAAATGGTTATATTGATGAGAAAATATCTGGTCAAAAAGTCATCATTACAAATGGTTTAGAAGATGAAACTATGGCAGGGTTTGATACACTTAATCAAGAAGTAAAACAAGCTACATTTAAAGGACAGGTTTACTCTGGTTTACTATTTCCAACTATGCAAGGGATTTCGCTTTTAAACACGGCGATTGTTATTTTTGCTGGTGGTTGGTTAGTCAGTAGTGGCTCAATTGAAAAAGCAGCCGGTCTTGGATTAATTGTTATGTTTATTCAATATTCTCAACAATTTTATATGCCACTGACTCAAATTTCCTCCCAATTTAGCATGTTGCAATTAGCATTTACTGGAGCTGGACGATTGAATGAGGTTTTTGTTCAGCCTGATGAACCAAAAGGAAATACTGATGTAGCTTTAACTGGACTAAATAAAAATGTAACATTATCTCATGTTGATTTTTCATATATACCAGATAAGCCGATATTAAAAGATATTTCTATGGAAGCTAAAAAAGGACAGATGGTAGCACTTGTTGGGCCAACGGGTTCAGGAAAAACTACAGTTATGAACCTATTAAATAGATTTTATGATGTAAATTCTGGGGATATTACGATTGATAATCGTGACATTCGTGATGTGTCATTAGATAGTTTACGAGAACATATTGGAATTGTGTTACAAGATTCCATCTTATTTTCTGGTACTATTCGTGATAATATTACGTTTGGAAAACCAGATGCTACTAGTGAAGAAGTCATTCATGCTGCTAAACAAGCTAATATTCATGACTTTATTATGAGTCTAGATGAAGGTTATGACACATTTGTTAGTGATGAGAATAGTGTCTTTAGTGTAGGTCAAAAACAATTAATTAGTATTGCTAGAACAATTATTACAGATCCGTCATTATTAATTTTAGATGAGGCAACTAGTAATGTAGATACAGTAACAGAAAGCCGTATTCAAAAAGCAATGGAGACAATCATTGATGGTCGAACAAGTTTTGTGATTGCTCATAGATTAAAAACCATTTTAAATGCTGATTACATTATTGTTTTAAATCAAGGTGAGATAATTGAAAAAGGCACACATGATGATTTAATTAAACAAAAAGGCTTTTATGCTGAGCTTTATCAAAATCAATTTGTCTTTGAATAA